Proteins found in one Mycteria americana isolate JAX WOST 10 ecotype Jacksonville Zoo and Gardens chromosome 8, USCA_MyAme_1.0, whole genome shotgun sequence genomic segment:
- the ZFPM1 gene encoding zinc finger protein ZFPM1 isoform X1, producing the protein MSRRKQSNPRQIKRSLAAMEEGEDGPAGEKSPLEREGAASDHEGSAEHDASSPPGSEESRDAPESPKEPEKPDAGENPREPDAWNGPDELDLAVQEGERRVRTRRSIPEGFSWGPFQGSIHSEPASPGHGETQSPPVTLVLGDESCWLSRLPLVPGEPDANAVIYRKDEALWCRTTRALREDEAVRAFVVAEPPAIPNHHAVKAEPANSPYPAALHSDIQLLPQQAGMAAILATAVVNKDVFPCKDCGIWYRSERNLQAHLMYYCASRQSAGSPALEEKPKETYPNERVCPFPQCKKSCPSASSLEIHMRSHSGERPFVCLICLSAFTTKANCERHLKVHTDTLNGVCHSCGFISTTRDILYSHLVTNHMICQPGSKGEVYSPGPALPAAKPLAPGLSQTNNAPLRKCSLPAFLPEGLPALPQQVVLHGPLPAPPPGPDVVSPPAPPASPPDARASKLSPPAQPQNGEGPSSSSSSSSSSSEAVRIKDEPTGSPASEAELPKSGGPGEGGGSPDACSRTSSPRSLPSTKVKSELASPTPGSSPVPSEPGTGTAGGTVFLPQYVFGHEAAVVPQASEILAKMSELVHSRLKQGHGGAVLPAIYAGTPVPKGATCFECEITFNNINNYYVHKRLYCSSRHLAEDSPPGARKLKAPPGAPKGPPAPGTLLSPLAGDRQGTPAGDGDAGRDATPPAAPLEVKAEEGGGKAGSPEAEGGSGRCSEDSQSPGSSAGDEGDEDPSKTLCEACNIRFSRHETYVVHKRFYCASRHDPPLRRPTAPKVPFLPQPLRTRKRRKLYEIHGAAHRPTEPPPAPEPPPAPDPPGAAPSPRSSPDADGPIDLSKKPRRQGEPVPAPLLPLADYHECTACRISFNSLDSYLAHKKYQCPATPLQPRTLEHLQKMKGPVPAPLKGRRSPSSPSEGDPEGVRVRVAPAGSPGIPYPGASGADSLQRHPKGPLPPPGAKGPLSACPYCPLNGAVKGDLLEHFRNAHGLFVAKPAAAGQGLPDTPVPGAGRTPEPPLPTASPPRPPAPRLRRDSFNGKEGREGNGSPRPPASPQPPASPGAPEGLREAARKPPTPPAYTDRGVQTPPAKAMPGPVPNGNHRYCRLCNIKFSSLSTFIAHKKYYCSSHAAEHVK; encoded by the exons ATGAGCTGGATCTGGCCGTGCAGGAGGGGGAGAGGCGGGTGCGAACCCGCAGGAGCATCCCCGAGGGCTTCTCCTGGGGACCCTTCCAGGGCAGCATCCACAGCGAGCCAGCATCGCCGGGGCACGGCGAGACG CAGAGCCCACCCGTGACGCTGGTGCTGGGGGAcgagagctgctggctgtcccGCCTGCCCCTCGTGCCCGGAGAGCCCGACGCCAACGCCGTGATCTACAGGAAGG ACGAAGCCCTGTGGTGCCGGACGACGCGTGCCCTGCGAGAGGACGAGGCCGTGCGCGCCTTCGTGGTGGCAGAGCCGCCGGCCATCCCCAACCACCACGCCGTGAAAGCGGAGCCCGCCAACTCGCCGTACCCGGCCGCGCTGCACTCGGACATCCAGCTGCTGCCGCAGCAAGCCGGCATGGCCGCCATCCTGGCCACCGCCGTGGTTAACA AGGACGTCTTCCCGTGCAAGGACTGCGGGATCTGGTACCGGAGCGAGCGCAACCTGCAAGCCCACCTGATGTACTACTGTGCCAGCCGGCAAAGCGCCGGCTCGCCCGCCCTGGAGGAGAAGCCCAAGGAGACCTACCCCAACGAGCGCGTCTGCCCCTTCCCCCAGTGCAAGAAGAGCTGCCCCAGCGCGAGCTCCCTGGAGATCCACATGCGGAGCCACAGCG GAGAGCGGCCGTTCGTCTGCCTGATCTGCCTGTCCGCCTTCACCACGAAAGCCAACTGCGAGCGTCACCTGAAGGTGCACACGGACACCCTGAACG GCGTCTGCCACAGCTGCGGCTTCATCTCCACCACGAGGGACATCCTCTACAGCCACCTGGTCACCAACCATATGATCTGCCAGCCGGGCTCCAAGGGAGAGGTGTACTcgccggggccagccctgcccgctgccaaaCCCCTCGCCCCCG GGCTGAGCCAGACGAACAACGCGCCCCTGCGGAAGTGCAGCCTGCCGGCGTTCCTGCCCGAGGGGCTGCCGGCACTGCCGCAGCAGGTGGTGCTGCacggccccctgcccgccccaccgCCTGGTCCCGATGTCGtgtcccccccggcaccgcccgcctCACCCCCCGACGCCAGGGCCAGCAAGCTCTCGCCACCAGCCCAGCCGCAGAACGGGGAAggtccatcctcctcctcctcttcctcctcctcctccagcgaGGCCGTCCGCATCAAGGACGAGCCCACCGGCAGCCCGGCGAGCGAGGCGGAGTTGCCAAAAAGCGgcggccctggggaggggggcggcagCCCCGACGCCTGCTCCCGGACCTCGTCCCCCCGCAGCCTGCCCTCGACAAAGGTCAAGTCGGAGCTCGCCAGCCCCACGCCGGGCTCCAGCCCAGTGCCCAGCGAGCCAGGGACGGGCACGGCCGGCGGCACGGTCTTCCTACCCCAGTACGTGTTCGGCCACGAAGCCGCAGTGGTGCCGCAGGCGTCGGAGATCCTGGCGAAGATGTCGGAGCTGGTGCACAGCCGGCTGAAGCAGGGCCACGGCGGCGCGGTGCTGCCCGCCATCTACGCCGGCACGCCGGTGCCCAAGGGTGCCACGTGCTTCGAGTGCGAGATCACCTTCAACAATATCAACAACTACTACGTGCACAAGCGCCTCTACTGCTCCAGCCGGCACCTCGCCGAGGACAGCCCCCCCGGGGCGCGCAAGCTCAaagccccccccggggcacccaaGGGTCCTCCTGCCCCGGGGACGCTGCTGTCCCCCCTGGCGGGCGACAGGCAGGGGACGCcggcaggggacggggacgccgGCCGGGATGCcacgccgccggccgccccgctggAGGTGAAAGCGGAGGAGGGGGGTGGCAAAGCGGGGTCCCCCGAGGCGGAGGGGGGATCGGGGCGGTGCAGCGAGGACAGCCAGAGCCCTGGCAGCTCGGCAGGGGACGAGGGGGACGAGGACCCCAGCAAGACGCTGTGCGAGGCGTGCAACATCCGCTTCAGCCGCCACGAGACCTACGTGGTGCACAAGCGTTTCTACTGTGCCTCCCGCCACgacccccccctccgccgccccacCGCCCCCAAAGTCCccttcctgccccagcccctccgcacccGCAAACGCCGCAAGCTCTACGAGATCCACGGGGCCGCTCACCGCCCCACCgaacccccgccggcccccgagccgccgccggcccccgacCCTCCGGGTGCtgccccctcgccccgctccaGCCCGGATGCCGACGGTCCCATCGACCTGAGCAAGAAGCCGCGGCGGCAGGGCGAACCGGTGCCGGCGCCGCTGCTACCCTTGGCCGACTACCACGAATGCACTGCTTGCCGCATCAGCTTCAACAGCCTCGACAGCTACCTGGCCCACAAGAAGTACCAGTGCCCGGccaccccgctgcagccccgcacCCTCGAGCACCTCCAGAAGATGAAGGGGCCCGTGCCTGCCCCCCTCAAGGGTcggcgcagccccagcagccccagcgagGGGGACCCCGAAGGCGTGCGGGTGAGGGTGGCtccggcggggagccccggcatCCCCTACCCGGGTGCATCGGGGGCGGACTCGCTGCAGCGGCACCCCAAgggtcccctgccacccccggggGCGAAGGGACCCCTCTCCGCCTGTCCCTACTGTCCCCTCAACGGGGCCGTCAAGGGCGATCTCCTCGAGCACTTCCGTAACGCCCACGGGCTCTTCGTGGCCaagccggcggcggccgggcaggggctccccgacaccccggtgcccggtgccggcaGGACGCCCGAGCCCCCGCTGCCCACGGCATcacccccgcgcccgcctgccccccgcctccgccgggaCAGCTTCAACGGCAAGGAGGGTCGGGAAGGCAACGGCAGCCCCCGACCCCCCGCCTCGCCCCAGCCCCCCGCTTCGCCCGGAGCCCCCGAGGGACTGCGGGAAGCTGCCCGCAagccccccacgccccccgccTACACGGacaggggggtgcagacccccccagccAAGGCtatgcccggccccgtgcccaaCGGCAACCACAGGTACTGTCGCCTCTGCAACATCAAGTTCAGCAGCCTCTCCACCTTCATCGCCCACAAGAAGTATTACTGCTCCTCCCACGCCGCCGAGCACGTCAAGTAA
- the ZFPM1 gene encoding zinc finger protein ZFPM1 isoform X4 — MSRRKQSNPRQIKRSLAAMEEGEDGPAGEKSPLEREGAASDHEGSAEHDASSPPGSEESRDAPESPKEPEKPDAGENPREPDAWNGPDELDLAVQEGERRVRTRRSIPEGFSWGPFQGSIHSEPASPGHGETQSPPVTLVLGDESCWLSRLPLVPGEPDANAVIYRKDEALWCRTTRALREDEAVRAFVVAEPPAIPNHHAVKAEPANSPYPAALHSDIQLLPQQAGMAAILATAVVNKDVFPCKDCGIWYRSERNLQAHLMYYCASRQSAGSPALEEKPKETYPNERVCPFPQCKKSCPSASSLEIHMRSHSGERPFVCLICLSAFTTKANCERHLKVHTDTLNGLSQTNNAPLRKCSLPAFLPEGLPALPQQVVLHGPLPAPPPGPDVVSPPAPPASPPDARASKLSPPAQPQNGEGPSSSSSSSSSSSEAVRIKDEPTGSPASEAELPKSGGPGEGGGSPDACSRTSSPRSLPSTKVKSELASPTPGSSPVPSEPGTGTAGGTVFLPQYVFGHEAAVVPQASEILAKMSELVHSRLKQGHGGAVLPAIYAGTPVPKGATCFECEITFNNINNYYVHKRLYCSSRHLAEDSPPGARKLKAPPGAPKGPPAPGTLLSPLAGDRQGTPAGDGDAGRDATPPAAPLEVKAEEGGGKAGSPEAEGGSGRCSEDSQSPGSSAGDEGDEDPSKTLCEACNIRFSRHETYVVHKRFYCASRHDPPLRRPTAPKVPFLPQPLRTRKRRKLYEIHGAAHRPTEPPPAPEPPPAPDPPGAAPSPRSSPDADGPIDLSKKPRRQGEPVPAPLLPLADYHECTACRISFNSLDSYLAHKKYQCPATPLQPRTLEHLQKMKGPVPAPLKGRRSPSSPSEGDPEGVRVRVAPAGSPGIPYPGASGADSLQRHPKGPLPPPGAKGPLSACPYCPLNGAVKGDLLEHFRNAHGLFVAKPAAAGQGLPDTPVPGAGRTPEPPLPTASPPRPPAPRLRRDSFNGKEGREGNGSPRPPASPQPPASPGAPEGLREAARKPPTPPAYTDRGVQTPPAKAMPGPVPNGNHRYCRLCNIKFSSLSTFIAHKKYYCSSHAAEHVK; from the exons ATGAGCTGGATCTGGCCGTGCAGGAGGGGGAGAGGCGGGTGCGAACCCGCAGGAGCATCCCCGAGGGCTTCTCCTGGGGACCCTTCCAGGGCAGCATCCACAGCGAGCCAGCATCGCCGGGGCACGGCGAGACG CAGAGCCCACCCGTGACGCTGGTGCTGGGGGAcgagagctgctggctgtcccGCCTGCCCCTCGTGCCCGGAGAGCCCGACGCCAACGCCGTGATCTACAGGAAGG ACGAAGCCCTGTGGTGCCGGACGACGCGTGCCCTGCGAGAGGACGAGGCCGTGCGCGCCTTCGTGGTGGCAGAGCCGCCGGCCATCCCCAACCACCACGCCGTGAAAGCGGAGCCCGCCAACTCGCCGTACCCGGCCGCGCTGCACTCGGACATCCAGCTGCTGCCGCAGCAAGCCGGCATGGCCGCCATCCTGGCCACCGCCGTGGTTAACA AGGACGTCTTCCCGTGCAAGGACTGCGGGATCTGGTACCGGAGCGAGCGCAACCTGCAAGCCCACCTGATGTACTACTGTGCCAGCCGGCAAAGCGCCGGCTCGCCCGCCCTGGAGGAGAAGCCCAAGGAGACCTACCCCAACGAGCGCGTCTGCCCCTTCCCCCAGTGCAAGAAGAGCTGCCCCAGCGCGAGCTCCCTGGAGATCCACATGCGGAGCCACAGCG GAGAGCGGCCGTTCGTCTGCCTGATCTGCCTGTCCGCCTTCACCACGAAAGCCAACTGCGAGCGTCACCTGAAGGTGCACACGGACACCCTGAACG GGCTGAGCCAGACGAACAACGCGCCCCTGCGGAAGTGCAGCCTGCCGGCGTTCCTGCCCGAGGGGCTGCCGGCACTGCCGCAGCAGGTGGTGCTGCacggccccctgcccgccccaccgCCTGGTCCCGATGTCGtgtcccccccggcaccgcccgcctCACCCCCCGACGCCAGGGCCAGCAAGCTCTCGCCACCAGCCCAGCCGCAGAACGGGGAAggtccatcctcctcctcctcttcctcctcctcctccagcgaGGCCGTCCGCATCAAGGACGAGCCCACCGGCAGCCCGGCGAGCGAGGCGGAGTTGCCAAAAAGCGgcggccctggggaggggggcggcagCCCCGACGCCTGCTCCCGGACCTCGTCCCCCCGCAGCCTGCCCTCGACAAAGGTCAAGTCGGAGCTCGCCAGCCCCACGCCGGGCTCCAGCCCAGTGCCCAGCGAGCCAGGGACGGGCACGGCCGGCGGCACGGTCTTCCTACCCCAGTACGTGTTCGGCCACGAAGCCGCAGTGGTGCCGCAGGCGTCGGAGATCCTGGCGAAGATGTCGGAGCTGGTGCACAGCCGGCTGAAGCAGGGCCACGGCGGCGCGGTGCTGCCCGCCATCTACGCCGGCACGCCGGTGCCCAAGGGTGCCACGTGCTTCGAGTGCGAGATCACCTTCAACAATATCAACAACTACTACGTGCACAAGCGCCTCTACTGCTCCAGCCGGCACCTCGCCGAGGACAGCCCCCCCGGGGCGCGCAAGCTCAaagccccccccggggcacccaaGGGTCCTCCTGCCCCGGGGACGCTGCTGTCCCCCCTGGCGGGCGACAGGCAGGGGACGCcggcaggggacggggacgccgGCCGGGATGCcacgccgccggccgccccgctggAGGTGAAAGCGGAGGAGGGGGGTGGCAAAGCGGGGTCCCCCGAGGCGGAGGGGGGATCGGGGCGGTGCAGCGAGGACAGCCAGAGCCCTGGCAGCTCGGCAGGGGACGAGGGGGACGAGGACCCCAGCAAGACGCTGTGCGAGGCGTGCAACATCCGCTTCAGCCGCCACGAGACCTACGTGGTGCACAAGCGTTTCTACTGTGCCTCCCGCCACgacccccccctccgccgccccacCGCCCCCAAAGTCCccttcctgccccagcccctccgcacccGCAAACGCCGCAAGCTCTACGAGATCCACGGGGCCGCTCACCGCCCCACCgaacccccgccggcccccgagccgccgccggcccccgacCCTCCGGGTGCtgccccctcgccccgctccaGCCCGGATGCCGACGGTCCCATCGACCTGAGCAAGAAGCCGCGGCGGCAGGGCGAACCGGTGCCGGCGCCGCTGCTACCCTTGGCCGACTACCACGAATGCACTGCTTGCCGCATCAGCTTCAACAGCCTCGACAGCTACCTGGCCCACAAGAAGTACCAGTGCCCGGccaccccgctgcagccccgcacCCTCGAGCACCTCCAGAAGATGAAGGGGCCCGTGCCTGCCCCCCTCAAGGGTcggcgcagccccagcagccccagcgagGGGGACCCCGAAGGCGTGCGGGTGAGGGTGGCtccggcggggagccccggcatCCCCTACCCGGGTGCATCGGGGGCGGACTCGCTGCAGCGGCACCCCAAgggtcccctgccacccccggggGCGAAGGGACCCCTCTCCGCCTGTCCCTACTGTCCCCTCAACGGGGCCGTCAAGGGCGATCTCCTCGAGCACTTCCGTAACGCCCACGGGCTCTTCGTGGCCaagccggcggcggccgggcaggggctccccgacaccccggtgcccggtgccggcaGGACGCCCGAGCCCCCGCTGCCCACGGCATcacccccgcgcccgcctgccccccgcctccgccgggaCAGCTTCAACGGCAAGGAGGGTCGGGAAGGCAACGGCAGCCCCCGACCCCCCGCCTCGCCCCAGCCCCCCGCTTCGCCCGGAGCCCCCGAGGGACTGCGGGAAGCTGCCCGCAagccccccacgccccccgccTACACGGacaggggggtgcagacccccccagccAAGGCtatgcccggccccgtgcccaaCGGCAACCACAGGTACTGTCGCCTCTGCAACATCAAGTTCAGCAGCCTCTCCACCTTCATCGCCCACAAGAAGTATTACTGCTCCTCCCACGCCGCCGAGCACGTCAAGTAA
- the ZFPM1 gene encoding zinc finger protein ZFPM1 isoform X3, whose amino-acid sequence MEEGEDGPAGEKSPLEREGAASDHEGSAEHDASSPPGSEESRDAPESPKEPEKPDAGENPREPDAWNGPDELDLAVQEGERRVRTRRSIPEGFSWGPFQGSIHSEPASPGHGETQSPPVTLVLGDESCWLSRLPLVPGEPDANAVIYRKDEALWCRTTRALREDEAVRAFVVAEPPAIPNHHAVKAEPANSPYPAALHSDIQLLPQQAGMAAILATAVVNKDVFPCKDCGIWYRSERNLQAHLMYYCASRQSAGSPALEEKPKETYPNERVCPFPQCKKSCPSASSLEIHMRSHSGERPFVCLICLSAFTTKANCERHLKVHTDTLNGVCHSCGFISTTRDILYSHLVTNHMICQPGSKGEVYSPGPALPAAKPLAPGLSQTNNAPLRKCSLPAFLPEGLPALPQQVVLHGPLPAPPPGPDVVSPPAPPASPPDARASKLSPPAQPQNGEGPSSSSSSSSSSSEAVRIKDEPTGSPASEAELPKSGGPGEGGGSPDACSRTSSPRSLPSTKVKSELASPTPGSSPVPSEPGTGTAGGTVFLPQYVFGHEAAVVPQASEILAKMSELVHSRLKQGHGGAVLPAIYAGTPVPKGATCFECEITFNNINNYYVHKRLYCSSRHLAEDSPPGARKLKAPPGAPKGPPAPGTLLSPLAGDRQGTPAGDGDAGRDATPPAAPLEVKAEEGGGKAGSPEAEGGSGRCSEDSQSPGSSAGDEGDEDPSKTLCEACNIRFSRHETYVVHKRFYCASRHDPPLRRPTAPKVPFLPQPLRTRKRRKLYEIHGAAHRPTEPPPAPEPPPAPDPPGAAPSPRSSPDADGPIDLSKKPRRQGEPVPAPLLPLADYHECTACRISFNSLDSYLAHKKYQCPATPLQPRTLEHLQKMKGPVPAPLKGRRSPSSPSEGDPEGVRVRVAPAGSPGIPYPGASGADSLQRHPKGPLPPPGAKGPLSACPYCPLNGAVKGDLLEHFRNAHGLFVAKPAAAGQGLPDTPVPGAGRTPEPPLPTASPPRPPAPRLRRDSFNGKEGREGNGSPRPPASPQPPASPGAPEGLREAARKPPTPPAYTDRGVQTPPAKAMPGPVPNGNHRYCRLCNIKFSSLSTFIAHKKYYCSSHAAEHVK is encoded by the exons ATGAGCTGGATCTGGCCGTGCAGGAGGGGGAGAGGCGGGTGCGAACCCGCAGGAGCATCCCCGAGGGCTTCTCCTGGGGACCCTTCCAGGGCAGCATCCACAGCGAGCCAGCATCGCCGGGGCACGGCGAGACG CAGAGCCCACCCGTGACGCTGGTGCTGGGGGAcgagagctgctggctgtcccGCCTGCCCCTCGTGCCCGGAGAGCCCGACGCCAACGCCGTGATCTACAGGAAGG ACGAAGCCCTGTGGTGCCGGACGACGCGTGCCCTGCGAGAGGACGAGGCCGTGCGCGCCTTCGTGGTGGCAGAGCCGCCGGCCATCCCCAACCACCACGCCGTGAAAGCGGAGCCCGCCAACTCGCCGTACCCGGCCGCGCTGCACTCGGACATCCAGCTGCTGCCGCAGCAAGCCGGCATGGCCGCCATCCTGGCCACCGCCGTGGTTAACA AGGACGTCTTCCCGTGCAAGGACTGCGGGATCTGGTACCGGAGCGAGCGCAACCTGCAAGCCCACCTGATGTACTACTGTGCCAGCCGGCAAAGCGCCGGCTCGCCCGCCCTGGAGGAGAAGCCCAAGGAGACCTACCCCAACGAGCGCGTCTGCCCCTTCCCCCAGTGCAAGAAGAGCTGCCCCAGCGCGAGCTCCCTGGAGATCCACATGCGGAGCCACAGCG GAGAGCGGCCGTTCGTCTGCCTGATCTGCCTGTCCGCCTTCACCACGAAAGCCAACTGCGAGCGTCACCTGAAGGTGCACACGGACACCCTGAACG GCGTCTGCCACAGCTGCGGCTTCATCTCCACCACGAGGGACATCCTCTACAGCCACCTGGTCACCAACCATATGATCTGCCAGCCGGGCTCCAAGGGAGAGGTGTACTcgccggggccagccctgcccgctgccaaaCCCCTCGCCCCCG GGCTGAGCCAGACGAACAACGCGCCCCTGCGGAAGTGCAGCCTGCCGGCGTTCCTGCCCGAGGGGCTGCCGGCACTGCCGCAGCAGGTGGTGCTGCacggccccctgcccgccccaccgCCTGGTCCCGATGTCGtgtcccccccggcaccgcccgcctCACCCCCCGACGCCAGGGCCAGCAAGCTCTCGCCACCAGCCCAGCCGCAGAACGGGGAAggtccatcctcctcctcctcttcctcctcctcctccagcgaGGCCGTCCGCATCAAGGACGAGCCCACCGGCAGCCCGGCGAGCGAGGCGGAGTTGCCAAAAAGCGgcggccctggggaggggggcggcagCCCCGACGCCTGCTCCCGGACCTCGTCCCCCCGCAGCCTGCCCTCGACAAAGGTCAAGTCGGAGCTCGCCAGCCCCACGCCGGGCTCCAGCCCAGTGCCCAGCGAGCCAGGGACGGGCACGGCCGGCGGCACGGTCTTCCTACCCCAGTACGTGTTCGGCCACGAAGCCGCAGTGGTGCCGCAGGCGTCGGAGATCCTGGCGAAGATGTCGGAGCTGGTGCACAGCCGGCTGAAGCAGGGCCACGGCGGCGCGGTGCTGCCCGCCATCTACGCCGGCACGCCGGTGCCCAAGGGTGCCACGTGCTTCGAGTGCGAGATCACCTTCAACAATATCAACAACTACTACGTGCACAAGCGCCTCTACTGCTCCAGCCGGCACCTCGCCGAGGACAGCCCCCCCGGGGCGCGCAAGCTCAaagccccccccggggcacccaaGGGTCCTCCTGCCCCGGGGACGCTGCTGTCCCCCCTGGCGGGCGACAGGCAGGGGACGCcggcaggggacggggacgccgGCCGGGATGCcacgccgccggccgccccgctggAGGTGAAAGCGGAGGAGGGGGGTGGCAAAGCGGGGTCCCCCGAGGCGGAGGGGGGATCGGGGCGGTGCAGCGAGGACAGCCAGAGCCCTGGCAGCTCGGCAGGGGACGAGGGGGACGAGGACCCCAGCAAGACGCTGTGCGAGGCGTGCAACATCCGCTTCAGCCGCCACGAGACCTACGTGGTGCACAAGCGTTTCTACTGTGCCTCCCGCCACgacccccccctccgccgccccacCGCCCCCAAAGTCCccttcctgccccagcccctccgcacccGCAAACGCCGCAAGCTCTACGAGATCCACGGGGCCGCTCACCGCCCCACCgaacccccgccggcccccgagccgccgccggcccccgacCCTCCGGGTGCtgccccctcgccccgctccaGCCCGGATGCCGACGGTCCCATCGACCTGAGCAAGAAGCCGCGGCGGCAGGGCGAACCGGTGCCGGCGCCGCTGCTACCCTTGGCCGACTACCACGAATGCACTGCTTGCCGCATCAGCTTCAACAGCCTCGACAGCTACCTGGCCCACAAGAAGTACCAGTGCCCGGccaccccgctgcagccccgcacCCTCGAGCACCTCCAGAAGATGAAGGGGCCCGTGCCTGCCCCCCTCAAGGGTcggcgcagccccagcagccccagcgagGGGGACCCCGAAGGCGTGCGGGTGAGGGTGGCtccggcggggagccccggcatCCCCTACCCGGGTGCATCGGGGGCGGACTCGCTGCAGCGGCACCCCAAgggtcccctgccacccccggggGCGAAGGGACCCCTCTCCGCCTGTCCCTACTGTCCCCTCAACGGGGCCGTCAAGGGCGATCTCCTCGAGCACTTCCGTAACGCCCACGGGCTCTTCGTGGCCaagccggcggcggccgggcaggggctccccgacaccccggtgcccggtgccggcaGGACGCCCGAGCCCCCGCTGCCCACGGCATcacccccgcgcccgcctgccccccgcctccgccgggaCAGCTTCAACGGCAAGGAGGGTCGGGAAGGCAACGGCAGCCCCCGACCCCCCGCCTCGCCCCAGCCCCCCGCTTCGCCCGGAGCCCCCGAGGGACTGCGGGAAGCTGCCCGCAagccccccacgccccccgccTACACGGacaggggggtgcagacccccccagccAAGGCtatgcccggccccgtgcccaaCGGCAACCACAGGTACTGTCGCCTCTGCAACATCAAGTTCAGCAGCCTCTCCACCTTCATCGCCCACAAGAAGTATTACTGCTCCTCCCACGCCGCCGAGCACGTCAAGTAA